One window from the genome of bacterium encodes:
- a CDS encoding SDR family oxidoreductase, translating into MKILISGGSGFIGSHVCDYFLKEGGNVWCIDNFLTSNIENIENCLNNKNFVFIEDDICKINVDKLKNNFDYVLHFASPASPVDYNKYPVETLRVNSIGTENMIKISLANNSIFLYSSTSEVYGDPEIPVQNEEYWGKVNPIGERSMYDEGKRYGEALIMAYHRKYKLNSRIVRIFNTYGPRMRLNDGRVIPNFIVSALTGKPITIYGDGNQTRSFCYISDLIKGIIRILKCNYNLPINIGSCEEFTIKQLAKKVKEITGSKVEIIYKPPLPDDPKRRKPDITKAKKILKWEPVVTLENGLKETIPYFEKKLKK; encoded by the coding sequence ATGAAAATTCTTATTAGCGGAGGTAGTGGGTTTATTGGTTCCCATGTTTGTGATTATTTTTTAAAAGAAGGGGGAAATGTCTGGTGTATTGATAATTTTTTAACATCAAATATAGAAAATATTGAGAATTGTTTAAATAACAAAAATTTTGTTTTTATAGAGGATGATATTTGTAAAATAAATGTTGATAAATTAAAAAACAATTTTGATTATGTTTTACATTTTGCGAGCCCTGCTTCCCCTGTTGATTATAATAAATATCCTGTTGAAACATTAAGAGTTAATTCAATTGGAACTGAAAATATGATAAAAATCTCTCTTGCCAATAATTCAATTTTTCTTTATTCTTCAACATCAGAGGTCTATGGAGACCCTGAAATACCTGTTCAAAATGAAGAATACTGGGGAAAAGTAAATCCAATAGGAGAAAGAAGTATGTATGACGAAGGAAAAAGATATGGAGAAGCACTTATTATGGCTTACCATAGAAAATATAAGTTAAATAGTAGAATTGTAAGGATTTTCAATACATATGGTCCACGAATGCGACTAAACGATGGTAGAGTAATTCCCAATTTTATTGTAAGCGCATTAACTGGAAAACCAATTACAATTTATGGGGATGGGAATCAAACAAGAAGTTTCTGTTATATATCAGACCTCATCAAAGGAATTATTAGAATTTTGAAATGTAATTATAATTTACCAATAAATATTGGTAGTTGTGAAGAATTTACAATAAAACAACTGGCAAAAAAAGTAAAAGAAATAACAGGTAGTAAAGTAGAAATTATATATAAACCCCCATTGCCTGATGACCCAAAAAGGAGAAAACCTGATATAACAAAAGCAAAAAAAATATTGAAAT